A window of the Deinococcus gobiensis I-0 genome harbors these coding sequences:
- the queF gene encoding preQ(1) synthase has protein sequence MTIQDQNRPAQSQDQNGCAPANPGFDRRYDVQGLDAIDVAVLGTFPNVRDDDPVRYPGEPMQVEIVTDEFSPVCPWSGLPDFGRLEIKYLPRASCVELKSLKYYLTSYRFVGIYHEHATRRVLADLVALLDPLSMEIRCDYGMRGGLNTICTVRYVAPDHTPAR, from the coding sequence ATGACCATTCAGGACCAGAACCGCCCCGCCCAGAGCCAGGACCAGAACGGCTGCGCCCCCGCCAATCCCGGCTTCGACCGCCGCTACGACGTGCAGGGCCTCGACGCCATCGACGTGGCCGTACTGGGCACCTTCCCCAACGTGCGCGACGACGATCCCGTGCGCTACCCCGGCGAGCCGATGCAGGTCGAGATCGTGACCGACGAGTTCAGCCCGGTATGCCCCTGGAGCGGCCTGCCGGACTTCGGGCGGCTGGAGATCAAGTACCTGCCGCGCGCGAGCTGCGTGGAACTCAAGAGCCTGAAGTACTACCTCACGAGCTACCGCTTCGTGGGCATCTACCACGAGCACGCCACCCGGCGCGTGCTGGCCGATCTGGTGGCGCTGCTCGACCCGCTGAGCATGGAGATCCGCTGCGACTACGGCATGCGCGGCGGCCTGAACACCATCTGCACCGTGCGTTACGTGGCCCCCGACCACACCCCGGCCCGCTGA
- a CDS encoding sensor histidine kinase, which translates to MSSMPRRFWELFPLFWLMFLAYPVSGFVQRAHPPGETALFWAVLAGFVVLYVLVFRRGREGREYWSLIGWVGALLAYGVTFRLSDGGASAFLVYAGALVGYQSRAYVALWGSLLAALVMALPLWSGQYGLDDLPWIVVNMVFTLVTAYANHAGFLRHVAQARVAQLQREQERLAAEAERERIARDLHDLLGHTLSVIVLKSELASRLAERAPAQAAAEIREVERISREALHEVRAAVRGYQGSGLTAELARAKVALDTAGVALRVGGPLPELPREVEATAAMLLREAVTNVVRHARAHEVQVKVEAGPRGYVLEIRDDGVGGQAPEGSGLTGMRERVRAIGGTLERDGRGGTRLRAQFPVLAGRPVPAAPAAVRA; encoded by the coding sequence ATGTCCAGCATGCCGCGCCGATTCTGGGAGCTGTTTCCGCTCTTCTGGCTGATGTTCCTGGCCTATCCGGTCTCGGGTTTCGTGCAGCGGGCACATCCGCCCGGCGAGACGGCGCTGTTCTGGGCCGTCCTCGCCGGGTTCGTCGTGCTGTACGTGCTGGTCTTTCGCCGGGGCCGCGAGGGCCGGGAGTACTGGTCGCTGATCGGCTGGGTCGGGGCGCTGCTCGCCTACGGGGTGACCTTCCGGCTGAGCGACGGCGGGGCCTCGGCCTTTCTGGTGTATGCCGGCGCCCTGGTGGGCTACCAGTCGCGCGCCTACGTGGCGCTGTGGGGCAGCCTGCTCGCCGCGCTGGTCATGGCGCTGCCGCTGTGGAGCGGGCAGTACGGCCTGGACGACCTGCCCTGGATCGTCGTCAACATGGTGTTCACGCTGGTCACGGCCTACGCCAACCACGCCGGATTTCTGCGTCACGTCGCCCAGGCCCGCGTGGCCCAGTTGCAGCGCGAGCAGGAGCGCCTGGCCGCCGAGGCCGAACGCGAGCGCATCGCCCGCGACCTGCATGACCTGCTGGGCCATACCCTGAGCGTGATCGTGCTGAAAAGCGAACTGGCGAGCCGCCTCGCCGAGCGCGCCCCCGCGCAGGCCGCCGCCGAGATCCGCGAGGTCGAGCGCATCAGCCGCGAGGCGCTGCACGAGGTGCGCGCGGCGGTGCGCGGTTATCAGGGCAGCGGGCTGACCGCCGAACTCGCCCGCGCGAAGGTCGCCCTGGACACGGCGGGGGTGGCGCTGAGGGTCGGCGGCCCCCTGCCCGAGCTGCCCCGCGAGGTCGAGGCGACGGCCGCCATGCTGCTGCGCGAGGCCGTGACCAACGTGGTGCGCCACGCCCGCGCCCACGAGGTCCAGGTGAAGGTGGAGGCCGGGCCGCGCGGCTACGTGCTGGAGATCCGCGACGACGGGGTGGGCGGCCAGGCCCCCGAGGGCAGCGGCCTGACCGGTATGCGTGAGCGGGTGCGGGCCATCGGCGGCACGCTGGAGCGCGACGGCCGGGGCGGCACGCGGCTGCGCGCGCAGTTTCCGGTCCTGGCCGGGCGGCCCGTTCCGGCGGCCCCGGCGGCGGTGCGGGCATGA
- a CDS encoding metallophosphoesterase, which produces MHKLIAIGDVHADFGLLWDALRAASCVDAQGRPTPPVLSGLYQVILIGDLVHPKSAEGYARLIGADSFDPRDETHLLQAAREQVRELERLRAYQEAAPHAIHIVLGNHDDAVLNPHFVLGTNGGLRHIEFDPERGGVMLPPQLHTWMSGFPRELRVGDVQFAHVSPLPAHLHYDDLFYADHSSKRWFRETPEYVQMAGLRFGVYGHTQPGGGILFHHDDAGELSFAMIDALQEREYLEVMYDAAEAGQLRSVCAVPF; this is translated from the coding sequence ATGCACAAGCTGATCGCCATCGGGGACGTGCACGCCGACTTCGGGCTGCTGTGGGACGCGCTGCGCGCCGCGAGCTGCGTGGACGCGCAGGGCCGCCCCACCCCGCCCGTCCTTTCGGGGCTGTACCAGGTCATCCTGATCGGCGACCTCGTGCACCCCAAAAGCGCCGAGGGCTACGCGCGCCTGATCGGGGCCGATTCCTTCGACCCGCGCGACGAGACCCACCTGCTCCAGGCGGCGCGCGAACAGGTGCGCGAGCTCGAACGCCTGCGCGCCTATCAGGAAGCCGCGCCCCACGCGATCCACATCGTGCTGGGCAACCACGACGACGCGGTGCTCAACCCCCACTTCGTGCTGGGCACGAACGGAGGCCTGCGCCACATTGAGTTCGATCCCGAGCGCGGCGGCGTGATGCTCCCGCCTCAGCTGCACACCTGGATGAGCGGTTTTCCGCGCGAGCTTCGGGTCGGGGACGTGCAGTTCGCCCACGTGTCTCCCCTGCCCGCGCACCTGCATTACGACGACCTGTTCTATGCCGACCACAGCTCCAAGCGCTGGTTTCGCGAGACGCCCGAATACGTGCAGATGGCGGGCCTGCGCTTCGGGGTCTACGGGCACACCCAGCCCGGCGGCGGCATCCTCTTTCACCACGACGATGCGGGCGAGCTGAGTTTCGCCATGATTGACGCCCTTCAGGAGCGCGAGTATCTGGAGGTCATGTACGACGCCGCCGAAGCCGGGCAACTGCGCAGTGTCTGCGCCGTGCCCTTCTGA
- a CDS encoding ABC transporter permease — translation MTQLSDLSLPADLPLPAAGRTAPLWPALTQLTLAELRRMLRNPMFAVGTIGFPILFFALFGLPAVREVTDGGVNVGQIILVRFGIYSLLSLALFSFGSGIAVERVGGWLRLLRASPMPAGLFFAAKVLAALLFSTLALAALYAFAHFAGGVTFGAGLALLTLGKLLLGMVPLIALGLAVGFLANPQAAQITAQLVSVIMAFASGLFVPFGTLPAFVRSLAPWLPAYHLGQIGVGTVAGQSAQEPGHWLALLAFGTVFGLLAVWGLRRDESRES, via the coding sequence ATGACCCAGCTCAGCGACCTGTCCCTGCCCGCCGACCTGCCCCTGCCCGCCGCCGGCCGCACCGCCCCCCTGTGGCCCGCCCTGACGCAGCTCACGCTGGCCGAACTGCGCCGGATGCTGCGCAACCCCATGTTCGCGGTCGGGACCATCGGCTTTCCCATCCTGTTCTTCGCCCTGTTCGGCCTGCCCGCCGTGCGCGAGGTCACGGACGGCGGCGTGAACGTCGGGCAGATCATCCTGGTGCGCTTCGGCATCTACTCGCTGCTGAGCCTCGCCCTGTTCAGCTTCGGGTCGGGCATCGCGGTCGAGCGGGTCGGGGGCTGGCTGCGCCTGCTGCGGGCCTCGCCCATGCCTGCCGGGCTGTTCTTCGCGGCCAAGGTGCTCGCGGCCCTGCTGTTCAGTACCCTCGCCCTCGCGGCGCTCTACGCCTTCGCGCATTTCGCGGGCGGCGTGACCTTCGGTGCGGGGCTGGCGCTGCTCACCCTGGGCAAGCTGCTGCTGGGCATGGTGCCCCTGATCGCCCTGGGGCTGGCGGTGGGCTTTCTCGCCAACCCGCAGGCCGCGCAGATCACGGCGCAGCTCGTGAGCGTCATCATGGCCTTCGCCTCGGGGCTGTTCGTGCCCTTCGGGACCCTGCCCGCCTTCGTGCGCAGCCTCGCGCCCTGGCTGCCCGCCTACCACCTGGGCCAGATCGGCGTCGGGACCGTGGCGGGCCAGAGCGCCCAGGAGCCGGGGCACTGGCTGGCGCTGCTGGCCTTCGGGACCGTGTTCGGCCTGCTGGCGGTGTGGGGGCTGCGGCGCGACGAGAGCCGGGAAAGCTAG
- a CDS encoding response regulator transcription factor, translating to MIRVLLAEDQALVRGALTALLSLEPGLEVVGAAADGDEALSLARTLRPDVLVTDIEMPRRSGLDLAERLRAELPEVRVIIVTTFARGGYLRRALEVGARGYLLKDAPAAELAQAIRQVHAGGRAIDPALAGEAWADPSPLTERERQVLGAAEGGASTSAIAAGLGLSEGTVRNYLSEAIGKLGAENRVEAARRAREKGWL from the coding sequence ATGATCCGCGTGCTGCTGGCCGAGGATCAGGCCCTCGTGCGCGGCGCGCTGACGGCGCTGCTGTCGCTGGAGCCGGGCCTGGAGGTCGTGGGGGCCGCCGCCGACGGCGACGAGGCGCTGTCGCTGGCCCGTACCCTGCGCCCCGACGTGCTCGTGACCGACATCGAGATGCCCCGGCGCAGCGGCCTGGACCTGGCCGAGCGGCTGCGCGCCGAGCTGCCGGAGGTGCGCGTGATCATCGTGACGACCTTCGCGCGGGGGGGCTACCTGCGCCGCGCGCTGGAGGTCGGGGCGCGCGGCTACCTGCTCAAGGACGCGCCGGCCGCCGAACTCGCGCAGGCCATCCGGCAGGTGCACGCGGGCGGGCGCGCCATCGACCCCGCGCTGGCGGGTGAGGCCTGGGCCGATCCCAGCCCCCTGACCGAGCGCGAGCGGCAGGTGCTCGGCGCGGCCGAGGGCGGGGCGAGCACCTCGGCCATCGCCGCCGGCCTGGGCCTCTCGGAGGGCACGGTGCGCAACTACCTCTCCGAGGCCATCGGCAAGCTCGGGGCCGAGAACCGCGTGGAGGCGGCCCGGCGGGCGCGCGAGAAGGGCTGGCTGTAA
- the glyA gene encoding serine hydroxymethyltransferase has translation MTTAENPARVRDTAIFDLIAQEGERQRVGLELIASENFTSAAVREAQGSVLTNKYAEGYPGKRWYGGCEVVDQVEQLAIDRVKELFGAAWANVQPHSGSSANLAVYNALIEPGSTVLGMDLSHGGHLTHGNPVNFSGLRYQIVGYKVSPDTERLDMDEVRRLAHEHQPKMIIAGASAYSRHIDFAAFREIADEVGAILFADIAHIAGLVAAGEHPNALPHAHVVASTTHKTLRGPRGGIILSNDTELGAKIDRAVFPGYQGGPLEHVIAGKAVAFGEALQPEFKAYAKQVIKNAQALAAAFEARGYRVVSGGTDNHLLVLDLRAQGLNGTKATRRLDGNSITISKSTLPYDTEKIMHGGGIRLGTPAVTTRGMVEADMDTIAGLIDRALKEEDVKAEVHAFAGGFRLP, from the coding sequence ATGACGACCGCCGAGAACCCCGCCCGTGTCCGGGACACGGCCATTTTCGACCTGATCGCGCAGGAGGGAGAGCGCCAGCGCGTCGGGCTGGAACTGATCGCCTCGGAGAACTTCACCTCGGCGGCGGTGCGCGAGGCCCAGGGCAGCGTGCTGACCAACAAGTACGCCGAGGGCTACCCCGGCAAGCGCTGGTACGGCGGCTGTGAGGTTGTCGATCAGGTCGAGCAGCTCGCCATCGACCGCGTGAAGGAACTGTTCGGGGCCGCGTGGGCCAACGTGCAGCCGCACTCGGGCAGCAGCGCCAACCTCGCCGTGTACAACGCCCTGATCGAGCCGGGTTCGACCGTGCTGGGCATGGACCTGTCGCACGGCGGGCACCTCACGCACGGCAACCCCGTGAACTTCTCGGGCCTGCGCTACCAGATCGTGGGCTACAAGGTCAGCCCCGACACCGAGCGCCTGGACATGGACGAGGTGCGCCGCCTCGCCCACGAGCACCAGCCCAAGATGATCATCGCGGGGGCCAGCGCCTACAGCCGCCACATCGACTTCGCGGCCTTCCGCGAGATCGCCGACGAGGTGGGGGCCATCCTGTTCGCGGACATCGCGCACATCGCGGGTCTGGTCGCGGCGGGCGAGCATCCCAACGCGCTGCCCCACGCCCACGTGGTCGCCAGCACCACCCACAAGACCCTGCGTGGCCCGCGCGGCGGCATCATCCTGAGCAACGACACCGAGCTGGGCGCGAAGATCGACCGCGCCGTGTTCCCCGGCTACCAGGGCGGGCCGCTCGAACACGTCATCGCCGGCAAGGCGGTGGCCTTCGGCGAGGCGCTGCAACCCGAGTTCAAGGCCTACGCCAAGCAGGTCATCAAGAACGCGCAGGCGCTCGCGGCGGCCTTCGAGGCGCGCGGCTACCGTGTGGTGTCGGGCGGCACCGACAACCACCTGCTCGTCCTCGACCTGCGCGCCCAGGGCCTGAACGGTACCAAGGCGACCCGGCGCCTGGACGGCAACTCCATCACCATCTCCAAGTCCACGCTGCCCTACGACACCGAGAAGATCATGCACGGCGGCGGCATCCGCCTGGGCACGCCCGCCGTCACCACGCGTGGCATGGTCGAGGCCGACATGGACACCATCGCCGGCCTGATCGACCGCGCCCTGAAGGAAGAAGACGTGAAGGCCGAGGTACACGCCTTCGCCGGGGGCTTCCGGCTGCCCTGA
- a CDS encoding ABC transporter ATP-binding protein produces MNAIELRGVDKTFGAVQALRGLTLEVRPGELTALLGPNGAGKTTAISLLLGLARPTRGEVRVLGGDPQRPGVRSQVGAMPQESAIPLALTVREAVHLFASFYPQPLAVEQALALADLTSLAGRRAGALSGGQKRRLAFALAVVGNPAVLLIDEPTTGMDAGSRIAFWEAVSRLRGEGRTVLLTTHYLEEAERAADRVVVMNGGQILADGTPDTLRAGVGGARVRFVSDLVLAELRALPGVEEAQVDAAGHAELRSRAPEATLRALFLAGTDLRGLEVTRATLEDAFLTLTRPGPAPASQSAGAQA; encoded by the coding sequence ATGAACGCGATAGAGCTGCGGGGCGTAGACAAGACCTTCGGGGCAGTGCAGGCGCTGCGGGGCCTGACGCTGGAGGTGCGCCCAGGCGAACTGACGGCGCTGCTGGGGCCCAACGGCGCGGGCAAGACGACCGCCATCTCGCTGCTGCTGGGGCTGGCGCGGCCCACGCGCGGCGAGGTGCGCGTGCTGGGCGGCGACCCGCAGCGCCCCGGCGTGCGCTCGCAGGTGGGGGCCATGCCGCAGGAAAGCGCGATTCCACTGGCGCTGACCGTCCGCGAGGCCGTGCACCTGTTCGCCAGCTTCTACCCGCAGCCGCTGGCGGTAGAGCAGGCGCTCGCCCTGGCCGACCTGACCAGCCTCGCCGGGCGGCGCGCCGGGGCGCTCTCGGGCGGTCAGAAGCGGCGGCTGGCCTTCGCCCTGGCGGTGGTGGGCAACCCGGCGGTACTGCTCATCGACGAGCCGACCACGGGGATGGACGCGGGCAGCCGCATCGCCTTCTGGGAGGCGGTATCGCGCCTGCGCGGCGAGGGCCGCACCGTGCTGCTCACCACCCACTACCTCGAAGAAGCCGAGCGCGCCGCCGACCGCGTGGTCGTCATGAACGGCGGGCAGATCCTGGCCGACGGCACGCCGGACACCCTGCGCGCCGGGGTGGGGGGCGCGCGGGTGCGCTTCGTCTCCGACCTCGTGCTCGCCGAGCTGCGCGCCCTGCCCGGCGTCGAAGAGGCGCAGGTGGACGCCGCCGGGCACGCCGAGCTGCGCAGCCGCGCCCCCGAGGCCACCCTGCGCGCGCTGTTCCTGGCCGGCACCGACCTGCGGGGCCTCGAAGTCACGCGCGCCACCCTCGAAGACGCCTTCCTGACCCTGACGCGGCCTGGTCCTGCCCCGGCCTCCCAGTCCGCAGGCGCCCAGGCCTGA
- a CDS encoding 6-pyruvoyl trahydropterin synthase family protein has product MPWRLATEFTFDSAHTIVGYDGPCGRLHGHTYRVRLELTSDRLRPSAHVKRHIMVADFKTLKWAKKDVDAGGLDHAYLNDLPELGDDTTAEVIAAYIHRHTMARVRADLPGGDDGADLKLRVTLWETPDSSCEYWE; this is encoded by the coding sequence ATGCCCTGGCGACTGGCGACCGAGTTCACCTTCGACTCGGCGCACACCATCGTGGGCTACGACGGCCCCTGCGGGCGGCTGCACGGCCACACCTACCGCGTGCGGCTGGAGCTGACCAGCGACCGGCTGCGGCCCAGCGCGCACGTGAAGCGCCACATCATGGTCGCGGACTTCAAGACCCTGAAGTGGGCCAAGAAGGATGTGGACGCGGGTGGCCTGGACCACGCCTACCTCAACGACCTGCCGGAACTGGGCGACGACACGACGGCCGAGGTGATCGCCGCGTACATCCACCGCCACACGATGGCGCGCGTGCGGGCCGACCTGCCGGGGGGGGACGACGGTGCCGACCTGAAGTTGCGCGTGACGCTGTGGGAGACGCCCGACAGCAGCTGCGAGTACTGGGAGTGA